One Flavobacterium cerinum genomic window, ATGCCGTTAGAATAAACATCGGCATTCAGATACAAATCGGCAAAATTGGACGCAACTTCCAATTTTATAAATCCGTCTTTTAACGGAGTAGGGTTGACTTGTTTCACCGTAAATAAACGGTCGGATGGTTTTTGTTTGTCCTTTTGTTGGAGTAATTTAAAGTTAGCTGAGTTTTCAATCGAATGGCCGAGTGAATCTTTAGTTGAAAACGTAACCGTGTAATTTCCGGTTTTCCAATCCGACATAAAGTCCAACGGGATTTTCCGATCCGATTGTGTATTCACATTTCTTTTTAGGACAACGGTTTTAGGAATCGAATCATTGTCGCGTTTTTCATAAGGGAATACTGAATCGAACGTACTGTCGTCTATCGATTTTATTTCCGGATTATATCCTTTTCTTTTCCATTTGTTGTTTATCGGAGCGGTATAATAAAATGTCAATGTGCCTTTAACAGGAATAAACGAATCATTCAGGTTTTCACTGTTCAATTGCAGGAATTCTTTCTTTTCGGTTTCGATTACCAGCGGAAGATTAAGTTTCAGGTTTAGCATATGATAACCCGCTTTTACCGTGGTTTTTTCGCTTCTGGTTTCCCCGTTAATGTCAGTTACGTCAACCGTAACTTCATAATTAAATACCGGACGTTTTTCCGGTCCGTATTCTGTGTCCGGTTCCGCATTGAAGACAACTGTAAAATTACCGTTGCTATCAGTTTGCGTTTCGCCTTTGGCTATAAAAGGCCCCTCTTCCTGATAGTAATATCTTGACCGGGCAAATCGTTTGATAGTGTAGGTTACTTTGGCATCACTGATAGTACTGCCCGAAAGCGCTTTGGCAGTTCCTTTTACGGCAATTTCCTGATTAACGGCATATGTTTTTGTTACAGGCGTAAAAGTGATCTGAAAGTTGGGTCTTTTGTATTCTTCGACGTTAAAATCGATGGTTTTGTTATAGGAGTTCATATTGTCCCAAAACGGATGTTCATCTTCTGCTTTATTATAAAGAGGATCGTTTTCAACCATATCCGGTTCTTCAGCTTCAATCGAATATGACCCGGTAGCACCGCTTTTAGGCAAAATAAATTTACCGGAGAAAGACCCGAATTCATTTGTTTTGACTTCTAATGTTTCTATTGTTTTGTTATTCGGATCAGTAAGATTAACTTTTACAGTAAGATTAGCTATAATTTCTGTTGTGTTGTTTTTGTCCCACAATGCGATTCCTTTATAATAAACGGGTTGTCCGGGTCTGTAGATCGCCCTGTCCAGAAAAAACCGGATTGTCGCATTGGAAATGGAATCGTTTGTTCTGTTATCCCGGTTAAAATAATCGTTAACATAAGTTTGGCTTACATATAACGAATCGTTATTTTGTGTTGCCAGAATATAATCATCATAGGAATAATTATATGGTTCCCATTTAATGCTGGCGCGACCTTCAGTATCGGTTTGTGTCGTAAAATTTGCACCGGAAATAATCACTTTTTCCAGTGGTTTTCCGGTTTTTCGATGCAATGCTTCAAAGTATAATTGTTCGTTTTTGATATAACTCAGTAATCCGATATCGCTCACAATTAAAACATTTTCGTTTGTTTCTTTGGAATAGGTTTTATCCGGACTATCATAATCAATCATATACATTCCGGTTGTCAGATCCGGTAACATTATTTCGGTAGTATATTCAAAATAATCACCTTTGTTTTGTAACGGATACGTGATGGATTTTGTCGGTTTTCTGGAGTCACGGATTGTTTGTTGGATACTGTCTCTTTTAGCAGAAGGAATGTCATATAAGGAGTTGACTTCCCGATGGTTTATTTTATAAAAGGAAAGTGTGCAATTATTCAGGTTTTTATAACGGATAAGCGCTCGCGCATGCTGCTCGTTGTACGTGTATTTTACTAACTGAATTGAAAAAGATTCCCGTGTTAAAAAGTAACGGTCGTTTGCCGCTTTTTTATAGGTATTGGACTTTCCTAAAGCCAATAAACTGTCATATGTTTTTAATGCCAGTTGGTTATAATCCGGATGGTCTTTTTTAGAAGCATATGACTTATATAGTGATGCTTTTCGATATAAAACATTTTGAAGAGTCAATGTATCTGTATGTTGTTTCGGGAATCGATCCAGTATTTTAAGATATTGGAGCCCTTCGACGTTAAAAAGAGACTGTAAATCGTCCAGTCGTTTCAATTGGTATTTTGAGCGTAAAACAGGATTGTTTTCCAGTTTTTGATATAAGCTTATGCTGTTTTTTAAAGCATCATTTTTGATTGACTGTAGGTTGTTTTTACGGAAATTATCGGAAGTGTCAAATAATGATAGCCATTCCTTTTCTGTATTTTTCAGATGAGAACCTTTTATTTCTGCGATATAACGCTGAATAGCCTCACTAGCTAAAAAATCATAAAGCGTATACTTTTTAAAGTCTTCGTATTTTTCAAAGTCAATAACATTTTCATACTGCGTTAACGGTGTTTTTAATAATACGGTTTCCGCTTCTATTGCTTTCTGATAAGCAGTTTGTATCGTATCCTGAAGCATGTTAAGCGGCCAGGTTCTATAGTCGGCATCAGGAGTATAATCGACATTAGATAGTTTAGCGATTTTATATCCGTTTTTGACTAAATGGGATTCAAGACATTTGGCGTAGATATAGTATAATAGTGATTGTGTGGGAATACTAGTGTTTTTGATATCGTTTTTTAAATTGGTAATAATTTTAACACCGGCATCTTCTTCCAGTACCTGCATATACTTGGAGGTATAAAAAAAAGTTTTGACCATTTCGGCTTCATCCTTTCGGTTTTTCGCTTTTTTATAAATATGCTGTACTTCTTCATTTGCCGAACGGATTTTACCTTCCTGTTCCAAAGCCACGACTTTTTTCCATTTCGTATCGAATTTTTGTGCCGATAGTGAAACGGAAAGCAACAGACAAATAATAAAAATAATTTTTCTCATAAGGATGAATTTTGAGCCAATATACTACAAAGTTTAAATATTCTCTAATCGTTATAAAAAAGGATGTATTTTGTTATTTTTGAATGATGAAGCAATGGATTTACATAGGGTTGTTTGTACCTTTTTTATCGTGGTCACAAGGTGATTTGGGAAAGGGCGTGCAGTTGTTTGAACAGGCGCGTTATGAAGAAGCAAAACCTTATTTCAATGGGATTGTAAAAGAAGATCCGGATAATGGCAAAGCAATCGAATATTTAGGGGATATTGCGGCTCATCAGCAACGATGGGACGAAGCTATTTCGCGCTATCAGCAACTAAAAGTGCGATACCCTAAAAATGCGGAGTACTATTATAAGTATGGCGGTGCTATGGCGATGAAAGCTAAATCGGTTAGTAAGTTTAAGGCACTGGGAATGATCGGTGATATAGAAGATGCCTTTCAGACAGCTGCTAAATTAAATCCGAAACATATAGAATCGCGATGGGCTTTGGTCGTCTTATATCTGGAATTGCCGGGTATAGTAGGCGGAAGTGAGAAAAAAGCACAACGGTATGCCGATGAATTGATGGCGATTTCTCCGGTAGACGGTTACTTGTCGAAAGGCCATATCGCGGAGTATTTTAAACGCTATCCGGAAGCGGAAAAATATTTTATTAAAGCAGTACAAATCGGTCAGTCAAAAGTGACTTACCAACGTTTGGCAGATTTGTATAAAAATAAAATGAAGATGCCGGAAAAAGCAAAACAAACCTTAGATTTGTATCAAAAGAAAAAAACATAAAAATGCGTACACATTTTATCGCTATCGGAGGAAGTGCAATGCACAATCTGGCATTGGCTTTACATAGCAAAGGATATAACGTAACAGGAAGTGATGATGCTATTTTCGAACCTTCCCGAACCCGGTTAGAGAAAAAAGGATTATTGCCGGAAGAAATGGGATGGTTCCCGGAAAAAATAACATCCGATATTGAGGCGGTTATTTTAGGAATGCATGCTAAAGCGGATAATCCCGAATTGTTAAAAGCTCAGGAACTGGGACTGAAGATTTACTCGTATCCGGAATTTTTGTACGAACAATCAAAAGATAAAACAAGGGTTGTGATTGGCGGTTCCCATGGGAAAACAACGATTACTTCGATGATTCTTCATGTAATGCATTATCATAATATCGATGTCGATTATATGGTGGGAGCTCAATTGGAAGGATTTGATACAATGGTACACCTGACATCGGATAATGATTTTATTGTTTTGGAAGGAGATGAGTATTTGTCATCGCCAATGGATCCGAGACCGAAATTCCACCTGTATTATCCTAATATTGCATTGATCAGCGGGATTGCCTGGGATCATATCAATGTGTTTCCGACCTATGAAAATTATGTAGAACAGTTTTCAACTTTTATTCAGAAAATCACAAACGGCGGTATATTGGTTTATAATGAGAATGATCCTGAAGTGAAAAGAGTAGCAGAAGAAGCAACCAATCCGATTCGTAAAATTCCATATCATACACCGGACTATACGGTTGAAAACGGAATAACATTACTGGCAACGCCGGAAGGCCCTATGCCGATTGAAGTTTTCGGAGCACATAATCTGAATAATCTGGCCGGAGCCAAATGGATCTGTCAGAATATGGGAGTTGATGAAGCTGATTTTTATGAAGCTATAGCAAGTTTTAAAGGAGCATCCAAACGATTGGAAAAAATAGCCGAAGGCAATGGAAAAGTCGCTTATAAAGATTTTGCCCATTCTCCGAGTAAAGTAGAAGCAACAACCCGAGCGGTAAAAGAACAGTATCCCGACAGAAAGTTAATCGCCTGTCTGGAACTGCATACCTACAGCAGTTTAAATGCTGCGTTTTTGAAAGAATATCAAGGTGCTTTAGATGCAGCTGATACAGCTGTGGTGTTTTATTCACCCGATGCTGTAAAAATTAAACGATTAGAAGAAGTTACCTATGAGCAGATTGCTAAGGCATTCAATAGAGAAGATCTGATTATTTATACTAATCCGGAAGATTTTAAAAATTTCCTTTTTGACCTTAATCTGGATCATTCGACTCTTTTATTAATGAGTTCCGGAAATTACGGCGGACTCAATTTTGATGAGGTAAAACAATTGATAGAATAGAATAAAAAGGGGCTATCTCAAAAGTGAGTCAGCCCCTTTTCTTTTATATGAGAATGTAGCTTATTCCGAAAAAGGAATTATCAGTTTTTCATCCGTAAAATCTTTGCAAAACTCTTTTAAGGCGTTGATTTGTATTTTATTACGAATACTTCTTTGAATCAAAACATTGGTGTTTGCAATTGTTTGGTTGATATCCTGATTATAAACATCTTTAAACAAAAGGGTTACGGTTTTATTAGAGTTGCTTCTGTTTAAAATACGAATTAATAAGGAATTCCGCTCTCTACGGGCTGAGAAGGTATAGGTACTTTCAAAATCAGAAAAATCGATTGTGCTTTTATTACCGGACAAGGAATGTGTTTCAAAAACAATCAACGGTTTTTGCAGATTACACATATAACTTGGAATTAGGATAGTACCGGCACTGTGATTTAAAGCTATTGTCCATGCAAAATCTTTAAATTCACCAGGTATCGTGGTAACTTTGGTTTTTAAGTTGACCAGTAAGATGGCTTTTTTAGTACTTAATTTCAGGTATATCGTTCCCATGTTATTGATACAAACCACTTGATCGGCTACAACAAATTTGTTTTTGTACAACGTTTCAAATAAGTCGAAGTTAAAATAACGCGTGCGGTACCAGTGTCCGCTATTGATGCCTTCCTGATCTTGATTGTACTCTTTCCATTTCTCATAATCAACCTGAGTCACGACACCTTTTTTCAACTTATGATCATAGTAAAAGGAAAAGCCGTCCAGAGTAGAAAACTGCACATTGCTTACCGCATTATCATGTACTTTACAGCCACCAATGTGAATCAGTTGCAAGGCGAGTCCTTCTAAGGTCAACACCGGTTTTACTCCGCCGGTTAATGAAAAAGTAACGTTATTCAGATCCGCGAGTTTGTACTCTTCAAAATAAACGCGCTCCACCGATACATCCGTATTACCTGAAACAGGTGCCTGGATATACAGATTAATTATCTGACGGAACTCGGCACTACGGTTACTGATCTTATTCAAGATATACGTATTTCCTCCGCCTCTTCCGTATACACTTACCCGGGACATCCTACCTAAAACAAATACATTCGGTTTATTCGATTGTCCTTTGACCACAACTTCTCTATGCAATTCAAAATTAGACAACGAACATCGGACAATATTAAAATTGGAAACAGCTACTTTTATACAGTTTGAATAGCGGTCATTTCCCATATAAACAGGCTGATAACCGGTAATATCCAAATCGACATTTAAGTTGAGTTGTACCTGAGAAAGATCCAATGTATTATTTCCCGAACCGCCATCAAGGAGATATCGTCCTGTTTGTCCTAACACCACCACATTATTACCCGCTCCGGTAGTAATGTTAAACTGATAATTTGCATGTTGTTCTATAATATATGAAGCTTCCCTGGCATCCGACCAGTTCACAATATCCGGTGTAATAAAAGTGTTATCCAAACTGTTCCCGATAACGGTACAACTTGCTCCGTCCTGTTGAATAGAATTATAATTCGCCCGGGTATAGAAGGTTTCCCAATAACCACCGCTGGCTCTGCCGTTTCGGGAATCATAAAGCAACCAGTCGGAAATATATTCCACCTGAGTCATGAGTTGATAACGACTACCGTAGCCCAGTATAACCCTGTCAATCAATCCCCATCCGATATTAAACGGTGATCGAATCGGATCAAAAAATTCTTCTCTGGCAAAAGGCCCGATCGGACTCGTATAGCTATAACCGTAACCAATAGCATTTCTCACTTCTTGCGGGCTTTTCTCCGGATGATGACCATAACGGATCGCTGTATCGCAGGATTTGGTATAGGTTAACTGATGCGGATTTTTTCTATCATCGCTCAATACCAAACGGACATCACCACAAAGTTGGTTTTTAGACAGATCCGCCAAATTGCGATTTCGAGTGTTAGGCACCGGACTATAACTGCTGGCAATCTCCCGCAATCGATCCTGCCATTCGGTTAGTTTATAATACCGATCATGAGCATTGGCCAGATTCTGAACAATCGCTGTAACACCCATTCCTACTGCTCCGACAATAAGAGCCGGAATGGCTACTTCCGGAACCGCGAATGAAGCCAGGGTTAGTGCCGTTACAATAGAATCGGTAACCAGCTGACTAATAGCTACTGCACGAGCGGGACCCGAATCAGCACTATTCAAATACGTCACATCTTCATATAATCCCCAGACATTTAATCCGATTAACGGTAATTTTAAAAACATACTCACCGAAGTCAGCAGTTTTCCGATAGTTCCGCCTATTCGCACGGCCGTCTGTTCACACAAATTGGCTAAAGTACCTTCTATCGAAAATGAAAAGACCGTGCCGGATGCCGTTAGCGTATCACCGATAACCGTCATGGCGACAGTTCCCAGTATCGCATCGGCTAATTGTTTGCCGCCCAAAACAACCGATGCAATATCATATCCGCTACCATGACCGCTACGAAGTGCCGTAGCACCACGAATTAAACCCATAAGGCCAAGACCTGCTCCGCCCAATACAAGAGCCGATTCACTGCTTTCGCCCAAAGTAGCAATATGCTCACTCACGACATTTTCAAATTCTTTGCCATCCAGAGTAAGCGGGACTTCCTGACCGGTTTCTTTATGAACCAAAACCATTTTATACTGATGATCCGCTAGCTTTTCAACTTCTCCGGTTTTAAATCGGTATTCCTCCAGGTTGAGACCTAATTGATCCACCATGTTCTTTAACCTGATCGAAAAACGATCATACAGATCCGCAATCTGTTTGGATGATTCTAAGATCGTATAATGCAGCGGATCAATATGGTTGGTGGCTTTTCCGCCTGTAAGATCCGCGAGCGATACAATACCACCGTCGGTTTGCAGTTTTCCGATCTGTTTTAACGCCTCCAGTCGGTTAATTGTTGCAGTATCCGCTTCATGGTCGTAGATAAAACGAAGGAGTTTCTGACTATCAAAAGTCACTTGATCCCAAAAGTCGGCGGTGGCAAACGGTGTGTTCTCATCCATCGCAAAGCCTTTATATTTACCTCCCATGGCCACCAATTCGGTACGTTTAAAACCAATAGTACCGGATTTTACCGTTCCGTTTTCCCGATCTAATGCGCCAAGTCGGTCTACTGTTAGCTCAGCTCCTCCTTGTGAAAGGATACTCCTAAAATACCTTGCGTTTTCAAATGCCCATAAATCGGAGTTTGTATAGCCGGAGACATACACCGTAGTCGCATCCGTTAATCCGTAATAGGTACCCAATCCATGCTTTAGATCCAGATGAGCCCGGATAAAGGCACCCACTTTCTCTTGACTATCAAAACGAACATATCCGATATTGGAATCATAAAACGTATACAAATCGCCTTTACGACTTAAGGTCATCCCATGATTGGGCGTGGTCAGTAAATAACGAACTTCCCCTTCAAAGGTAAGGCTGCTTAACACGGTTTCAAGAGTAGCTAAGGTGGCACTTCCGGTATTTTGAAACACAGAGGTGCTTTCATTAAAAAAATTTTTATTGGCCGCTTTATTCAATTCCCGTAGTTGTCGGGAATATTCTGTATACAATTGAGCATCTGATTGTGACAACTGATTGCGGAACTGATCAACCTGAAGTCCCGATATTGCCGAAATATCCGAGGCAAAAATAGTAGCGCCATCCAGATAATCATCAGCCATTCCCTGAAGTAACGACAAGCT contains:
- a CDS encoding UDP-N-acetylmuramate--L-alanine ligase, giving the protein MRTHFIAIGGSAMHNLALALHSKGYNVTGSDDAIFEPSRTRLEKKGLLPEEMGWFPEKITSDIEAVILGMHAKADNPELLKAQELGLKIYSYPEFLYEQSKDKTRVVIGGSHGKTTITSMILHVMHYHNIDVDYMVGAQLEGFDTMVHLTSDNDFIVLEGDEYLSSPMDPRPKFHLYYPNIALISGIAWDHINVFPTYENYVEQFSTFIQKITNGGILVYNENDPEVKRVAEEATNPIRKIPYHTPDYTVENGITLLATPEGPMPIEVFGAHNLNNLAGAKWICQNMGVDEADFYEAIASFKGASKRLEKIAEGNGKVAYKDFAHSPSKVEATTRAVKEQYPDRKLIACLELHTYSSLNAAFLKEYQGALDAADTAVVFYSPDAVKIKRLEEVTYEQIAKAFNREDLIIYTNPEDFKNFLFDLNLDHSTLLLMSSGNYGGLNFDEVKQLIE
- a CDS encoding tetratricopeptide repeat protein — encoded protein: MMKQWIYIGLFVPFLSWSQGDLGKGVQLFEQARYEEAKPYFNGIVKEDPDNGKAIEYLGDIAAHQQRWDEAISRYQQLKVRYPKNAEYYYKYGGAMAMKAKSVSKFKALGMIGDIEDAFQTAAKLNPKHIESRWALVVLYLELPGIVGGSEKKAQRYADELMAISPVDGYLSKGHIAEYFKRYPEAEKYFIKAVQIGQSKVTYQRLADLYKNKMKMPEKAKQTLDLYQKKKT
- a CDS encoding TcdA/TcdB catalytic glycosyltransferase domain-containing protein; the protein is MPLPPPLPPPITTWDDFINPILEIAITPESREELETYFNSGIFNYLKENIDTYHNLTDHERMGETGLHLLLIIADNLTSIYELSLEPITTLLDNIPRGKQSFFQKLENISLNVGNNILSYGTQGPNLEDIFHLVNIAITFTAHDQTNIEAWCITQSRKKTPSEIFFWLDEHNILVHELFAELYLNATDQLIENWKVRYPERIAIIKNLNNLEKQIEELQEQQTENQTVELRNQISELENQFSILLVQNRPIYDEFKSLIPPIIIPLQDQAYNLIKNQPRVEWDNLRIRFMREQLKTSPLFLEKYNNKRNNYLEFLDNLKTELSQKYSNFTPRNVLEILDTNPDLARYYNREMLLRMDKRAAFNIFSLMVLKAEGGNVLETAALPQFNSAITNIIDLHTTTTRNLTRGRSINISICDDKSNVINAIIQRIATEKILSDIEPIDDYYNIATFGDKQKINAIWDALQQLPVEGFFKTIENNPIFKDYVKHTSEINMSSQRPSTNMISSRADAIGLQQIIYRVMEINSQIEQILPQLSTKITAASIRAFRNENTSVVYFGKDDPSGHGPGNELINIIYHYRLSRFNSQNNYNNFILTGNHAIESIQNKYFSQNYNEIYNKLISSSKYDPNKYTAYTSYLINDHSYTQINTSSIEDIIFNPEYSEISDFIELEKVLRFRDFFDRKAMQFYELGEEHSAESIQFLPQDLLLSSYEYPEGLCLSLSLLQGMADDYLDGATIFASDISAISGLQVDQFRNQLSQSDAQLYTEYSRQLRELNKAANKNFFNESTSVFQNTGSATLATLETVLSSLTFEGEVRYLLTTPNHGMTLSRKGDLYTFYDSNIGYVRFDSQEKVGAFIRAHLDLKHGLGTYYGLTDATTVYVSGYTNSDLWAFENARYFRSILSQGGAELTVDRLGALDRENGTVKSGTIGFKRTELVAMGGKYKGFAMDENTPFATADFWDQVTFDSQKLLRFIYDHEADTATINRLEALKQIGKLQTDGGIVSLADLTGGKATNHIDPLHYTILESSKQIADLYDRFSIRLKNMVDQLGLNLEEYRFKTGEVEKLADHQYKMVLVHKETGQEVPLTLDGKEFENVVSEHIATLGESSESALVLGGAGLGLMGLIRGATALRSGHGSGYDIASVVLGGKQLADAILGTVAMTVIGDTLTASGTVFSFSIEGTLANLCEQTAVRIGGTIGKLLTSVSMFLKLPLIGLNVWGLYEDVTYLNSADSGPARAVAISQLVTDSIVTALTLASFAVPEVAIPALIVGAVGMGVTAIVQNLANAHDRYYKLTEWQDRLREIASSYSPVPNTRNRNLADLSKNQLCGDVRLVLSDDRKNPHQLTYTKSCDTAIRYGHHPEKSPQEVRNAIGYGYSYTSPIGPFAREEFFDPIRSPFNIGWGLIDRVILGYGSRYQLMTQVEYISDWLLYDSRNGRASGGYWETFYTRANYNSIQQDGASCTVIGNSLDNTFITPDIVNWSDAREASYIIEQHANYQFNITTGAGNNVVVLGQTGRYLLDGGSGNNTLDLSQVQLNLNVDLDITGYQPVYMGNDRYSNCIKVAVSNFNIVRCSLSNFELHREVVVKGQSNKPNVFVLGRMSRVSVYGRGGGNTYILNKISNRSAEFRQIINLYIQAPVSGNTDVSVERVYFEEYKLADLNNVTFSLTGGVKPVLTLEGLALQLIHIGGCKVHDNAVSNVQFSTLDGFSFYYDHKLKKGVVTQVDYEKWKEYNQDQEGINSGHWYRTRYFNFDLFETLYKNKFVVADQVVCINNMGTIYLKLSTKKAILLVNLKTKVTTIPGEFKDFAWTIALNHSAGTILIPSYMCNLQKPLIVFETHSLSGNKSTIDFSDFESTYTFSARRERNSLLIRILNRSNSNKTVTLLFKDVYNQDINQTIANTNVLIQRSIRNKIQINALKEFCKDFTDEKLIIPFSE